The genomic segment GGTGGTCCTGGACGAGGCGTACATCGAGTTCGTCCGGGACGACGACTACCCCGACGGCATCGAGATGTACCGGAACCGGCCCAACGTCTGTGTACTGCGCACCTTTTCGAAGGCGTTCGGGCTCGCGGGGCTGCGGATCGGCTTCGCCGTGGCGCACGAACCCGTCACCGAGGTACTGCGGAAGACGGCCGTTCCGTTCGGTGTGACCCAGTTCGCCCAGGACGCGGCCGTCGCCTCCCTGGAGTCGGTCGGGCCGATGCTGGAACGGGTGGCCGCGCTCGTGTCCGAGCGGGACCGGGTGACCGCCGCGCTGACCGCACAGGGGTGGACGGTCCCGCCGTCGCACGCCAACTTCGTGTGGCTCGCCACCCATGAGCGGACGACCGCGTTCACGCGCGCCTGCGAGGACGAGGGCATCCTGGTGCGCGCCTTCGACGGCGAGGGCGTCCGGGTCAGCATCGGGGAGCAGGCCGCCAACGACCGCTTCCTCCTCGCCGCGGAGCGCTTCCGCACGGAGACCGCCGGCTGAACCCTCGGGTCACCGGGCCGCGGGCCGAGTCGGTGCGGACGGGCCGGGCGAACTGATCCGCCGCGTGCGCACCGCCGACCTCGCCGGTCCGCGAGGGCTCCGGCAGCCGAGGAACAACGTGCCCGACGACGCCACCGCGGTCTTCTGCCGACCCACCGATCGGTGAGCCTCCGGGCTCTTCCGGTATCCGAGCAGTGGCCGACACGCAGCGCGCGTCGGCCACTCGGCGTTCCAGGAGATTCGGGGCTCCGCGTTTCCCGGTGAGATCGGGGCCCGGCTCCGGGAGCAGCCCGGCGTCGTGGACGCGGTGGTGGAGTTCCGGCCGGTCGCCGGTGGCGAAGCGGTCCTGCCGGCCCACGTGGTCCGCGTGCGGGCCGGTTCAGGCGCCGGAGGCTTCCAGGACCCGGCGCCGGACCGGGCCGCCGAGGGCCCACTGCCCGAGGGCCGCGGCACCGCACAGCGCGGCGCAGGTGTACCAGAGGACGGGGGCGCCCGCCTCCAGCAGACGGGTGCCGCCGAGGGGCGCGGTGAAGGTTCCGAGCCCCCAGGCAAGCCCGTACAGGCCGTTGTACCGGCCGCGCAGGTGCGCCGGGGCGAGGTCGGCGACGAGGGTGGAGCCGATCGACGTCAGCAGGACCTCGCCCACCGTCCACACGGCGACCGCCGCGCCGTACCCGAGCGTGCCGGACGCCCAGGCGGTGGCCGCGTTGCCGGCGCCCATCAGCACCATGCCGAGCATCAGCCCGTGGTTGCGGTCGAGCATCCCGAGCCGGTGTCCGAGCAGCGGCTGGAGCACCACGACGGTCAGGCCGTTGACGGCCATCACCAGGCCGTACGAGGACGTGGGCAGACCGTTCCTCTCCATGGCGAGCGGCAGCGTGGTGAGGGCCTGGACGAAGACGAAGGCGCACAGGAGGGTCAGGCAGACGAAGGCGACCATCACCCGGTCCCGCAGGACGTCGGCGACCCGGCCCTGGCTGGTTTTCACCTGTTGAGCGGAGGGTTCCGGCACGCCCCGCCAGACGAGCACCCCGAACAATGCGCAGCTCAGGGCGTCGATCCAGAACAGGGTGAGGAACCCTTCCCTGGCCAGCGCCCCACCGAGCGCCATGGACAGGGCGAAGCCCAGGTTCACCGCCCAGAGCAGCATGCCGAAGGCCCGCGGGCGCCCCTCGGCCGGAATCAGGTCGGCGACGATCGCCTGGGACGCGGGCCGGAAGAGGTCCAGGGTGACGCCGAGCAGGAACACCACGACCACGGTGACCGGGGTGCTCTCGGCATAACCCAAGGTCAGCATGAGTGCGCCGGTGGCCAGCATCCCCCCGGTCAGCGCCACGCGCCGGCCCCAGCGGTCCGCGATCACCCCGCCGATCGGCTGGGAGAGCACGCTTCCCACGCCCAGTACGGCGAGAACGACGCCGACTTCGGTGGCCGTGAATCCCCGTTCGAGACTGAGATAAAAAGAGAGAAAAGGGATGACCATCGTGCCGAGGCGGTTGACCAGAGTGCCCGCCCAGAGAATCCAGAAAGGCCTGGGCAGCCCGCCGAATCTAGCCTTGAATATGACCGAAAAGTGCCTTGCGGCACCGGCCTCCTGCTTGGTCCACATGGGCGGGAATCTTTGCACGGTAACGGCCGGAATGTCGAGAGGCGCCTAATGCCGGCCGCAGCCCAGATACTGAGATGCGAGTTGACCGATCGTAATCGCGCCATGAAGGATGTGCGACGCCGCACCATGCGACGGAGGAAACAGTGAGCAACAATTCTCCTACGGGAGGGCATTCGCATGTCGTTCTCGTGGACACCTACGAGACGGCCTCGCACGGAGTTCCGCAGACCGCCCGCCACATAGCGCCCGCATTCATCCGGGCCGGATTCCCGTGCGTGCGCGTCCAGAGCTCTCCCGAACCGCCCGCGGTATACCGGTCGTCCCGGCCGACGCTGGAGAATTACGCGGCGAACATCGTGCACGACGGAGACCTCGACCGGACCCTGAAGGAACTGGCCCCCTACCGGCCGACCGCGGTGGTGGCCGGCGGCGAGTACGGCGTCGCCTTCGCCGACGTCCTCAGCGAGGCCCTCGGGCTCCCCTCCTCCAACGGCACCCGCCTCAGCGAAGCCCGCAGGGACAAGGCCCTGATGACGGAGGCCGTCAGCGCGGCGGGCCTGCGCACGGCCCGGCAGCTGCGCGTCGAGACCGAGGCCGAACTGGTCGCCTGGCACCAGGAGACCGGCGGCCGGATCGTCGTCAAGCCGCTGCGCAGCGCGGGCGGCGACGGTGTCTCGTTCTGCGACACCCCGCAGGACTCGGCCGCCGCGTTCCGCCGCCTCATGGGCTCCCCCGACGTCTTCGCCGCCACCAACACCGCCGTCCTCGCCCAGGAGTACCTGGTGGGTACGGAGTACATCGTCAACACGGCCAGCCTCGACGGACAGCACCACGCCGCCGAGATCTGGCGGAGCTCCCGGTACTCGGTGAACGGCGTCACCGACATGTCCGGTGCCTGCTACATCGTGCCGCGCCGGGGCGAGGAGCAGGACGCGCTGGTCGAGTACGCCTTCGCCGTGCTGGACGCGCTGGACATCCGCAACGGCCCCGCGCACGTGGAACTCAAGATGACCCCGCAGGGCCCCTGTCTCATCGAGGCCGGAGCCCGCCTTTCGGGTGGCGACCTGCCGTACTACGCGCAGCTGGCCACCGGCGAGTCCCAGCTCGACTGGGCCGTCGACGCCTACCTCCGGCCGCGGCGTTTCCTCGCCCGCCGGGGCGAGCCCTACGAGATCGACCGGTATTTCGCGTGGGTGGCCTTGATCTCTCCGGTCGAAGGCAAACTTTCGGGATACCGGGACATCGAGCGGATTGCCTCGATGGAAAGCTTCCGTGAACTGTGGCAGCTCACCAAGCCCGGGGACCGGATCGTGCCTACCGTGGACGACACGACATATCCCGTGATCATCAATCTCATGCATGAAGTGGAAGAGATGGTCATCCGCGACATGGGAACCATCCGATATCTCGACGGAATGGGTTTCTATGAAATCGCGCAGTGATCATCCCCTTCCCTTCACGCCGAAGGAGGGGGACCTTTCTTGATTACGCAGATCGACACCTATCAGGAGACCGAGGCATTCACCGCTGAGGTCGTCCAGACGCCGCGCTACCGCTCGGCAGCCACCCTTGCCGACGACCCCGCGGGCCTGACCTGCAGCGTCACCGTGGGGATGCGCTGGGCCGCGACCGAGGGACGGGCCGGCCGGCTGTCCGGATATCCCTCGTTCGAGCTCGCCGCCGAGTCGGTGAAGGACGGCCGGCACGACGCACTGCTCGTCGCCGGGGCGTATCCGGAGATCCGCTCCTTCTTCTTCGACCCGCGTCTGCGCGCCGTCGAGGCATTCGTCAGCGCGCTCCCGGACATGGTCCTGGCCGCTCCCGAGGAACACGCCGCTCTCCGCCGGTTCGACACCGTCTACTACCACCCGGCGACCAGAGTCCTGTTCGAGAACTCCGTCGAAGGACGGACCGACAGGGCGATCCAGGCCACCTCCAACAGCACCGCGTGCCGCGACGCCCTGGAGAACCCGGGCCGGGCCGCAGCCATCACCAACCAGCTCTGCGCGGACCACTACGGCCTGAGGACCCTGGAGGTGCTTTCGGCCGGCACGCCCATGAGCTTCGTCGTCTTCGAGCGCAAGGACCGGCTGTGACGTCCGAACTCCTGCGGACCGCCATCGCGGTCGACAAGTCGCTCGACGCCGGAGCGGTCGCCAACGCGTCCGCGATCGTCATGGGACAGCTGGCGCGCCTCGACGACCGCGTCTACGCGGACGACGTGCGCGACTCGGAGGGCTCGCTCCACGCGGGCATCCGCTTCAACACCATGGTGCTCGCCGGCCGCAGCAGCCACCTGACCGCCCTCGCGGAGGCCGCCCGGGCCGAGAACCTGCCCACCGCGGTGTTCACCGTCGAGGGCCGGTCCCTCAGCAACTCCTTCGAGGAGTACCGGGACTTGATCGCCCGGTCCGCGCCCGGCGAGCTCACCGTGTGCGCGGTCGGCGTCCTCGGCGAGCACGAGCTCGTCCGCACCCTCACCAAGCGCTTCAGCGTGTACCGCGGCTGAGACGGCCTGGAACGGACTGTGCGTGACCTCCCCGACCGCGGCACGCGACGCTGTGGTGCGACCCCGGGAAACGACGGAGCGCCCCGACCGGCCGGAGCCTGTCGGGGCGCTTCGCAGCAGGTCGGAGGAGGTCTCTCCCGCCCTGCGATCGGTAGGCCGTGTGGGACTCGAACCCACAACCAACGGATTAAAAGTCCGCTGCTCTGACCAATTGAGCTAACGGCCCCTACCGGATCACCCACGAGCATAGCCCGCCCGGACCCGCGAGCCGATCCGGTATCCCTTGACGGGCCGCTGCGCCGGGGAAGCGGACACCACCCGAGGTGTCCGCGCGGGCGGATCGTGACCTTGTGAACGGCGGTACGGGTACCGGCGACGGGGTCACGGCCGACCCGTCCCGGCGCCCGCGCCCCGAAGTCCGGATGCGGGCCCGGGCCCCCGCACACCCGTAACGCCGTACACCACCCGTACCGCCGTACACCCCCGTGCCGCTGTACTACCCGTCAACGCGCCAGGGCCCGTACACCACCTCGCGGTGTGTGTACGGGCCCTGGCGTCGGATCGGACGGCTCAAGCGGCCGTCAGGTCGCGGGTCCGCCGGTCGGCGGTCCGGACGACCGGTCAGCCGTTGCGCTTCCAGCGGGGCTTGTCGTCGCGGCGGCCGAAGCTGCCGGTGTTCGTACCGGTGTTGCCGCGGTGGTCGTCACGACGGCCCTGCGGGCGGTCGCTGGCGCCGCCGGAGCGGAAGCCGCCGGCCGGACG from the Streptomyces sp. NBC_01335 genome contains:
- a CDS encoding MDR family MFS transporter, with the translated sequence MWTKQEAGAARHFSVIFKARFGGLPRPFWILWAGTLVNRLGTMVIPFLSFYLSLERGFTATEVGVVLAVLGVGSVLSQPIGGVIADRWGRRVALTGGMLATGALMLTLGYAESTPVTVVVVFLLGVTLDLFRPASQAIVADLIPAEGRPRAFGMLLWAVNLGFALSMALGGALAREGFLTLFWIDALSCALFGVLVWRGVPEPSAQQVKTSQGRVADVLRDRVMVAFVCLTLLCAFVFVQALTTLPLAMERNGLPTSSYGLVMAVNGLTVVVLQPLLGHRLGMLDRNHGLMLGMVLMGAGNAATAWASGTLGYGAAVAVWTVGEVLLTSIGSTLVADLAPAHLRGRYNGLYGLAWGLGTFTAPLGGTRLLEAGAPVLWYTCAALCGAAALGQWALGGPVRRRVLEASGA
- a CDS encoding ATP-grasp domain-containing protein gives rise to the protein MDTYETASHGVPQTARHIAPAFIRAGFPCVRVQSSPEPPAVYRSSRPTLENYAANIVHDGDLDRTLKELAPYRPTAVVAGGEYGVAFADVLSEALGLPSSNGTRLSEARRDKALMTEAVSAAGLRTARQLRVETEAELVAWHQETGGRIVVKPLRSAGGDGVSFCDTPQDSAAAFRRLMGSPDVFAATNTAVLAQEYLVGTEYIVNTASLDGQHHAAEIWRSSRYSVNGVTDMSGACYIVPRRGEEQDALVEYAFAVLDALDIRNGPAHVELKMTPQGPCLIEAGARLSGGDLPYYAQLATGESQLDWAVDAYLRPRRFLARRGEPYEIDRYFAWVALISPVEGKLSGYRDIERIASMESFRELWQLTKPGDRIVPTVDDTTYPVIINLMHEVEEMVIRDMGTIRYLDGMGFYEIAQ
- a CDS encoding DUF2000 family protein, translated to MTSELLRTAIAVDKSLDAGAVANASAIVMGQLARLDDRVYADDVRDSEGSLHAGIRFNTMVLAGRSSHLTALAEAARAENLPTAVFTVEGRSLSNSFEEYRDLIARSAPGELTVCAVGVLGEHELVRTLTKRFSVYRG